In Archocentrus centrarchus isolate MPI-CPG fArcCen1 chromosome 22, fArcCen1, whole genome shotgun sequence, one DNA window encodes the following:
- the LOC115773012 gene encoding serine palmitoyltransferase 2-like: MTESPETKAADGDACQRVKNGLKLDRNGLAKSLHHRCYERPPKNRCHTDEEEPHDGRLYCRPFIESFEETPMLVAVLTYMGYGILTIFGYIRDFLRHWKIERCHIAREKEDQKDFVPLYQDFENFYTRNLYMRIRDNWNRPICSVPGPKMDLMERASHDYNWTFEYTGRVAQDVINLGSYNYLGFAENTGPCADSAAEVTVKYGVGVASTRQEIGNLDTHEEMEKLVASFLGVESAMAFGMGFATNSMNIPALVGKGCLILSDELNHASLVLGARLSGSTIRVFKHNNMQSLEKLLREAIVHGQPRTHRPWKKILIVVEGIYSMEGSIVRLPEVIALKKRYQAYLYLDEAHSIGALGPRGRGVVDYFGLDPCDVDVMMGTFTKSFGAAGGYIAGKRELIEYLRSHSHSAVYATSMSPPVVEQIITSMKCIMGEDGTTIGRERVQQLAENAVYFRKRLREMGFIIYGNNDSPVIPMMLYMPAKIGAFGREMLKRNIGVVVVGFPATPIIESRARFCISAAHSRNMLDQALNVISEVGDLLQLKYSRHRMQPSSARPFDDDVYEDIDD; encoded by the exons CCCCACGATGGCAGGCTGTACTGCCGGCCCTTCATCGAGTCTTTCGAAGAGACGCCCATGCTGGTGGCAGTCCTCACATACATGGGCTACGGCATCCTCACCATCTTCGGCTACATCCGCGACTTCCTCCGTCACTGGAAGATCGAAAGGTGCCACATCGCCCGAGAGAAAGAGGATCAAAAG GATTTTGTGCCGCTCTACCAGGACTTTGAGAACTTTTACACCAGAAACCTTTACATGCGGATAAGAGACAACTGGAACAGGCCCATATGCAGCGTCCCAGGACCCAAGATGGATCTGATGGAACGAGCCTCCCACGACTACAACTGGACTTTTGA ATACACAGGTCGGGTAGCGCAGGATGTGATTAACTTGGGTTCATATAATTACCTCGGCTTCGCTGAGAACACAGGTCCGTGTGCTGACTCCGCGGCTGAGGTCACCGTGAAGTATGGTGTTGGAGTTGCAAGCACGAGGCAGGAGATTG GTAACCTAGACACACACGAGGAGATGGAGAAACTGGTGGCTAGCTTCCTGGGTGTGGAGTCAGCCATGGCGTTCGGGATGGGATTTGCAACCAACTCAATGAATATACCAGCACTTGTTGGCAAG GGGTGCCTAATCCTGAGTGATGAGCTGAACCATGCCTCTCTGGTCCTGGGAGCCAGACTCTCTGGGTCCACCATCAGAGTCTTTAAACACAACA ATATGCAGAGCCTTGAAAAACTGTTGAGAGAAGCCATAGTGCATGGCCAGCCCAGGACTCACAGACCATGGAAGAAGATCCTTATAGTGGTCGAAGGCATTTACAG CATGGAGGGCAGCATAGTGCGCCTGCCAGAAGTGATCGCCCTAAAGAAGCGCTACCAGGCCTACCTTTACTTAGATGAGGCCCACAGCATAGGGGCCCTGGGTCCAAGAGGAAGAGGCGTGGTGGATTACTTTGGCCTTGACCCATGTGATGTGGATGTCATGATGGGCACTTTCACCAAAAGTTTTGGCGCTGCAGGTGGATACATCGCAGGAAAAAGG GAGCTCATTGAATACCTGCGCTCCCATTCCCACAGTGCGGTCTATGCCACCTCCATGTCTCCTCCTGTGGTGGAGCAAATCATCACTTCTATGAAGTGCATTATGGGAGAGGATGGCACAACAATAG GCCGTGAGCGCGTGCAGCAGCTGGCAGAGAACGCGGTCTATTTCCGCAAGAGGCTTCGAGAAATGGGCTTCATCATCTATGGCAACAACGACTCTCCCGTCATACCCATGATGCTCTACATGCCCGCCAAGATAGG AGCGTTTGGCAGGGAGATGCTGAAGAGGAACATCGGCGTGGTGGTCGTGGGCTTCCCCGCCACGCCCATCATCGAGTCGCGGGCACGCTTCTGCATCTCTGCCGCCCACTCGAGAAACATGCTCGACCAG GCGCTGAACGTCATCAGCGAGGTTGGAGACCTCCTTCAGCTCAAGTACTCCCGTCACCGAATGCAGCCGTCTTCTGCGCGGCCTTTTGATGATGATGTGTATGAGGACATTGATGACTGA